AAGACAGCTTTCATGTATCATAATAAACCTTGTCAAATCTCTTGACTCACTATTTTTGTCCTTTTCCCCATTTGATTTCTGGTTCGGTAATACATTTACTATGGAAGTCTATAAGGCATTGCAACAGaataatacagtttaaaaatatatacataagacTAAACCAGGTAATATATGCACAATATGTACAAATATTATATACCATAAAATCacaagcttcacatttctgctaGATAAACTAGCCCCATAGACTTACAAGTGCCCTGTCaatacattttctgttattttttaattgtccCAAATGTGggacagtttaaaataaataatcatacatAGTCTGCTAAAGAGTTTTACTTCTTTTTAACTTGTAAGTTCCATGACAAACTATTGTATTTCCCGTCTTTGAATAATTACAAACAACAAAGGGTTTCCTCTATaaaacatttgattctttattacATCGGAACTAATAGCAAAGCAATAGATAACTTGTCTGGTTTCTAGgtttttttaagccttttttgCAGAAGTTCATGAAatgaagatacattttaaatgtaataaagcaTACCAGCTGCACATTAgacaatattaattatttgtgGTAGCACAACATGCACTGTTGACCAACAGCGGAAGTTATGAAAGCAattgggcctcatttataaaacgAAAGCAGAACAAATTTCTTCGCTAAAATTTCTGTAAAACCAAggttttacaaattatttacacTTGTAAATGCATTCTGCTCAAGCTTTATTACTGATTCTCATTGTttaatactgttaaataaaatgaGCTATACATTAGCGGTACATTCAATATTTTTGCAATTGCACAATATCTTGAAAAGGAGTGAATGAGACACACAACACAATGGTCATCTGGGTTCCTGTGCATGCTCGAGACAAATGCCCATTACAAAAAGCTGCCATAAGTTTAACCCGGTTAAATCTGTAAGCCATCGCTAATGACCTAAACCTCATATTTGCTAACAAACAATTGTGCAATATGCACAGAtagttttttttgtcatttgtaaatacatttagagttaTGCTCAATGTAATCAAGCTagtgaaaaatagaaaaagataaaaaaaaatcatgcctgACTGTTCCTCCAAAAATTCTCTTTGGGTTACCTCTCATGTCCTGAAGATAGGGGGCGATTTTCAATCACGCCAACAAATGTACCGAAATGGtacaaaattaaatgaacaaaaacaggaCTGGTCATTTATTCATGAAACCTAAAATGAATGTGGACTGtcagattaatttaaattaaaatctttaattaaaatttaaactaaaatctTCACTAACATGTTACGCCtgttttttgttcaataaaaaattttggacattttcaaCTTTTGAAATTTCAATTTCGTTATAATAATGGAAACTAATCATAATGGAAcaactgttaatattattttattatgtttatactgGGGTACAGACTTATTTTTCTAACTGTGCATATGCTGTACACTCAACTCGCATATGCGGCTTTAAGTTTTCTTACACTAACTGGCCATCAACTGGAGTATGCTTTGAAAAGCTTTGTATTCGGCTATACACAAATTTTCCGCTGTCGTTCCAAATTTAAGCATACTTTGAGTTTAATGCCTAGGCCTTTAACCCTGCTCTTGGACACCCGCTGTCCTTCAAATTTAATGTCCAACCTGATTCAACATACTTGGCCTGTGATTTCTCAAGTGACCctgaagatcttgattagctGGCCCAGCTGTATTTGTTTAAGGTTGTAAAGTAGCTAAACTTGGCAGGACAGTAGGTCTACAGCAGGGATCCTTGACTCTgaacctcgagatccactttcctgcagagattaGCTTCAATATGGATTAAACACACCTACCTGCAATTTTGTAGTAATCATGAAGACCTTTATTAGTTTGTTCAGGCGTGTCTGAAACTCTgaaggaaagtggatcttgcggTCCAGAGTTGAGGACCCCTGGTCTACAGGAACAAGGTTGAAGGCCTGTCTTAAGGTGTACactttgtgaagaaaaaaaaaaactaacttaagTGTTGTCAGATTTCCTTGGGTAATATCATGTATTTAATATCACTGAAGACATTAGttcagctaaaaaaataaaaagattttccaGTGCTACGATTATGTTTCTCATTTCTACAATGCAGTCTGCAGGCAGGAGTTCCTGCATAAATCTGCTCCAGATACCCAACTTAGTGTCTCCCAAATGCTTCACTCAAGGTCAGACAGCTTCAACCTGAGATGTGAAACACGCACATGTGCAAAAATAGGAGAGGTTTCCGAGTCCCATTACACCCAGCAGACATATACTCTAATCAACCCTCCAAATGTCACAGGAGCCAAAAGCATTTACACACAGGCAAATCTGCAATTAATATAGGCAAATCTACAGAGTGGAAATGAAAGGTGCATGATTGAACTAGGGGAGGCAAACTCAAGGCAAGGACAATCTCAAGGCAGATGCAGTCAAATGTCCTCTTATGATTAATGGTGTCACTACCGATGTGTCTAACTATGGTTCTGGTTGCGGTTCTGATCAGGCATGTGGTTCTGGGTGGAGGGTAGGAGGTGCGTCACATGCCCGATGCCTTTGGTCACCCCCACTCTGAAGAGCAGCTTGGCTCCCACACGTAAGTACTCAGGGTGTTTTAAGAATCTAAAACACACTACAGCTCTCTCGCCTGTCCGCAGCTCCTCCtagaggacaaacacacacatttttctgtGATGAtacacttttcaaaataaaagttccaaaacAGAATTATTTTTGTTTCCCAAAGAACCCTCCATGGAACATTTTGTTGAAAAACCATTTGGGTTAGTTAACACAAAAATGAAGTCTTAGTATACGATGTAACtacaaaaaatattgaaactctttggtcatttttaagtaagatgctaacggtctaataagattcaatgacctatgctaagctaagctaaaagtccTGCCACCAGACCCAGaaatcagctgaatggattcgaaaacggtaaaactcaactgtttaactccaAAAATATCTAtggaaaatatctttaaaaaaaaaaagtgttcctttaaggacattgttaaaatagttcaagtccatgtgacatcagtggttcaatgtAATATTcctgaagctacgagaatactattcgtgcacaaagaaaacaacttAATTCCAAAATTCTTCTATTTTGCATCACCGTGCACCGCCATTCATGAAAGTACCATGATGCATGCGTCtgcattcctctgcttgtaaacatGGTGCAGCACATGCATCATGATACTCATATGAATAGTGACAGTGACATGGAGAAGAAcaattgctgaataaagtcttttttttttttctttgcgcaCGAAAATAATTCTTGTGGCTTTGTAAAATTAAGGTTTATCCACTGATGTTACATAGACTCATACAAATACTCCTACATAGTAACATAACAAACTTGATGATGTCCAGCAGAGTTTAGCGCCAAcctgcctcaacacacctgcctggagaTTTATAGTAcgcctagtaagagcttgataAGCTGGTTCAGATGTGTCTAATTGGGGatggatctaaactctgcaggacatcggccctccaggaccgagtttgggcacccctgattttaacaatgtccttactacctttctgggcctcgATTGTGGTTCTGTTgcagtctatggagggtcagaaaaaTGGATtgtatttcaagaaaaaatatcttaatttgtcttctgaagatgaatgaaggtcttgcgaactatccctttaaagttaaagaactttttaataatatgaagaaactttttccactataaagaaacttttgtgcaatggaaagattcAATGGATatttaaggttcttcatggaaccaaagATGACAAAAAAAGGACTTTCTCTTTAGGAGTAATCCTTCTCATAACTTTGTATtttacagaagaaagtaagtcacgtTCATTTGTAAAGACTTGATTCCTAACATGTCAGGGAGTTTACAAAATACACACCTTTCCAAGCAGACACTCCACCGTGGCAGTCTGCCTTACATTCCCCACGTGCACTGTGACTTGGAAACCACTGCGGAAAGTCTTGGCGTGGAACAGGAGGACTAtggcggcctcaaactgccagcAAATTGTAGGGTTCATTTTGGGACTTACCATGACCATGCCctaaaaacacaaacactcaaGCTCAAAGACATCATAAAGATATATCTACATAAAGGCTTGATTTAGTCTTTTCTCCTCTTGCTCTCGTTTTGTGATCAGACCTTTCGTAGTAATGAGCGATCAAAGTTCCCAAGTGCAAGTGTGGCGGCCTGTCCAGCTCTTAGCACGCGGCAGCCGGAACGATTTCTGTGGATACTGCACACCTTCAACCTCAAGAACCGCCCATCATCGGTGGGACCCACAACCAGCCGGTCTCCTTCACGACACACACCACTGTGTGTGTACAGAAAGTTAATTATGAACTAGAAAAGGAAAGTTTGTCAAGATAAATTTTATATTGATTGGCCTGAAAAAGCCTTGAAGTGTGAAGGTTATATAGGCCTTAAGGATTGGTCACATTAACCATCATTTAACTGATTTTTGCTGGTGAAATCAGGTCATTTCAAACTGGAAACTGGGAGATCATGGATTCCACAAGAGCATGAAAGACTTCCACATGAAGATTTCGCAAGGCattgaaatgtgtgtgtaaatCAGATTCTACAATGCTAAAACACTGCTCTGAGTTGCTACGGTTTGATAagttgttctgagtggttgctagggcattgatTTGCAGTCACTAGGGTGTTGTAGGTGGTTGTGAGAATGTTATAAGACAGTTGGAAGATCAAGAGGATTCCGAAGTGTTGTTACGGTGTTGTCCAGGTGTTTTGAGTATTTTAGAGACAGTTGGAAGAGTGAATTGTTTCGAAGGCGTTACTAGGGTTTTGCCAAGAAGTTCCAAGCTTTTGAGAGACAGTTGGAAGAGTGGGTGGTTTCTAAGGCATTGCTAGGTCTTTGCCTAGGAGTTTTGAGCATTTGAGAGACATTTGGAAGAGTTGGTGGTTTCTAAGGGGTTGATCGGGCATTGCAGATGGGGTTTGCTTAGAAGGTTTACAAGGCTTACGTGTTCTGAGTAGTTGCAAGTATGTTACTTGAGAGTGAtctaggtggttgctaagatGTTGCTAGGATGCTAATGAATTTCTAAGGTGCCTTGAATGGTTTGAAGGATATTAATTTGTCCCTTAAgaaaattaaacatgtttttattctATTGAAAGTGTAATGACCATGTTTTTTGGTGTATCGATTActatttgtataaccacagttttaataCCATGGTTAAATTATGTTTAGTGTAATAAAcattgtataaatataataacaactttttttttcttataagatATATACTTACTACAAGAAAAAAGAGTGGTTGATAGTGGGCAGTTATTACAGATGAACAGACAAGATTGACATAACAGATGTGAACTGACCTGTACAGTGTTCCACCAACTACTGTTCCTACATCAGGAACACTGTAAATCTCATCCACCTTAAAGAGCACATCAATTTGACATCAAATATATTGGAATATCTTAGAATTAAGACAAGATATGTGCGTTGGTAAGAGTGTGTTTGCACCTGGAACTCCGTGAGCTGCTGCATGAGCTCCTCTTGCTCCTTGCTGTTGCTCAGAGGAGGAAGAATGTTGAAAAAGACCTTCAGAAGGTCCAGACTCTCCCCAGAAACACTGGAGAGGGTGAAGATGGGCGTCACACTGTAGGGAGAGTGAAACATCATTACACACACGCATACTGTACAAACTAGTGTTGAACAGCTATCAGCGTTAAGGTACTTTGTAGGGTATTTTTAGAGCAAGTTACATATttaagtcttaaaggtacagtaccaAAAATAGGCTGTTTAACTGTGAGGCTCAAAAAGAAGGTGGAAAGTTGTCAGGGAAAAATCTATGTTGCAAAAAAACACTGACTTGAGGTagaaaaaatgcagtaaaatgtataataacccCTCTATTGTCGTACACACACATGTACCTGGAGGACTGTGCAAACTGCTGTGCAGCTGTGACGGCATCATCAGGGTTGGACACCACCATTGGGACCTTGTTGCAGCCGGGCTGTTTGAGCACTCTCTCCAACTGACGAACCGTTTTCTCCACTGTGCTTTTACCGCAGAGGTCCACCTTACTCACCACAATGAATATGGGCACCTTCAGCGCCATGGCCAGACCCAGATGCTCTCTAGTTGTGCCAGCTGGGAGAATTTTACCATGTGGGAATAACGTATAATATGTTGTGAAACAAAATTTGTTAAAAGCAAGGTTGGGTTATCTGGGTGGTTTTgattaatgatttataatttcatttaaaaaactactgtttaaaagttcgGGGTTCAATAAGATAATAATGTggtttttggaaaaaaaagttatacttttattcagaaagcttgctttaaattgatgaaaagtcaCAGTTAAggcatttataatatttcaaaagatttcgatttcaaacaaatgcagttgcaacaaatgtatcatgatttcctcaaaaatataaaaaagcccAACCGttttcaacgctgataataattagacatgcttatttcttattattatttcaccaaatcagcatattagagtgatttctgaaggatcatgtgacactggagtgaAAATTCTGGTcgaaaattctgatttgcatcacaggaataaattacatttggaaatatatccaaatagaaaaatctttaaaatatattatttcacaatattacagtttttactgtatttctaaacaaacaaatacagccttggtttaccataagagacttcttaaaaaatgttttttttttttttaattgtacagactccaaacgtttgaacagtagtgtaaatattttaaacagtgtaaaatgctgaatttattgtaaatatttaccATATCGGCCATTGCTTGCTCATTTAATATACTCTTAAATCACTTTTACAACTTATAAagcaatataaataatacaaaccaATGCCAGTATTGGCTCCCACCACCAGCATGGCAAAGTCTGGGCAGTAGCTTGTCAGGCCAAATATAGTGGTCTTCAAGTACTTATAATGACCAGCCAGGTCAATAAAAGTGATCATCTTAGAAGAGCTCTCACAGATCTCCTCTGCTGTACGGGAGTCACTGTAGTTTACAAcctaaa
This DNA window, taken from Carassius auratus strain Wakin chromosome 22, ASM336829v1, whole genome shotgun sequence, encodes the following:
- the LOC113039857 gene encoding GTP-binding protein 2-like isoform X2, whose product is MDAQVANHCSIKSAAKTSITQDAAECGIANTAKKKPRSRRGRRGKRRRGKKANEPPPFLPPELKLVNPTQYRFEHLATQLKWRLQEGRGEAVYQIGVEDNGLLVGLIEEDMKASLKTLRRMAEKVGADITLLREREVDCDRARRKIAEVLVRKVPDDQQFLDLRVAVLGNVDSGKSTLLGVLTQGELDNGRGRARLNLFRHLHEIQTGRTSSISFEILGFNSKGEVVNYSDSRTAEEICESSSKMITFIDLAGHYKYLKTTIFGLTSYCPDFAMLVVGANTGIAGTTREHLGLAMALKVPIFIVVSKVDLCGKSTVEKTVRQLERVLKQPGCNKVPMVVSNPDDAVTAAQQFAQSSSVTPIFTLSSVSGESLDLLKVFFNILPPLSNSKEQEELMQQLTEFQVDEIYSVPDVGTVVGGTLYSGVCREGDRLVVGPTDDGRFLRLKVCSIHRNRSGCRVLRAGQAATLALGNFDRSLLRKGMVMVSPKMNPTICWQFEAAIVLLFHAKTFRSGFQVTVHVGNVRQTATVECLLGKEELRTGERAVVCFRFLKHPEYLRVGAKLLFRVGVTKGIGHVTHLLPSTQNHMPDQNRNQNHS
- the LOC113039857 gene encoding GTP-binding protein 2-like isoform X1, translated to MDAQVANHCSIKSAAKTSITQDAAECGIANTAKKKPRSRRGRRGKRRRGKKANEPPPFLPPEAEEGNIEYKLKLVNPTQYRFEHLATQLKWRLQEGRGEAVYQIGVEDNGLLVGLIEEDMKASLKTLRRMAEKVGADITLLREREVDCDRARRKIAEVLVRKVPDDQQFLDLRVAVLGNVDSGKSTLLGVLTQGELDNGRGRARLNLFRHLHEIQTGRTSSISFEILGFNSKGEVVNYSDSRTAEEICESSSKMITFIDLAGHYKYLKTTIFGLTSYCPDFAMLVVGANTGIAGTTREHLGLAMALKVPIFIVVSKVDLCGKSTVEKTVRQLERVLKQPGCNKVPMVVSNPDDAVTAAQQFAQSSSVTPIFTLSSVSGESLDLLKVFFNILPPLSNSKEQEELMQQLTEFQVDEIYSVPDVGTVVGGTLYSGVCREGDRLVVGPTDDGRFLRLKVCSIHRNRSGCRVLRAGQAATLALGNFDRSLLRKGMVMVSPKMNPTICWQFEAAIVLLFHAKTFRSGFQVTVHVGNVRQTATVECLLGKEELRTGERAVVCFRFLKHPEYLRVGAKLLFRVGVTKGIGHVTHLLPSTQNHMPDQNRNQNHS